In Campylobacter showae, the genomic stretch CGTTTAAAAATTTTGCCGCTCGGCTCGTGCCTGTACCCATCGTGCTCGGCGCTTGGCAGATAGCGGTAGATGTAGCCCTGGATGAGCTGAGGCAATGCCCTTGATATTTTTAAATTTGCGCTCGGCAAACGTGAGATTATTATGAGCATTTTTATCCTTAAATTTAGTAAATTTTAGACGTAATTATAAAAAATCTCGCATTAAAAATCGGTTTTGCGCAAAAATGCGGCGAAATTTCAAATTTTACCCGTCAAATTCGCTAAAATATCCGCAAAAATCACGCAAGGAGAGCAAATGAAATACGATTTTGACGCGCCTGTAGAGCGAGGCGGGACGTATTCGTCAAAATGGAAAACAATCGGCGACGAGCTACCGATGTGGGTGGCGGATATGGATTTTAAGGTCGCGCCAGAAATTTTAGAAGCGCTGCAAAAGCGTCTAGACAACGGAGTTTTTGGCTACTCATACGTGCCGCGGGAGTGGAGCGAGGCCATTTGCTCATGGTGGAGCAGACGACACGACGTCAAATTTGACCCAAATTGGCTGATTTTTTGCACGGGCGTGATACCGATCATTAGCTCTGCGGTGCGCAAATTTACGAGCGTGGGCGATAAAATCGTGATCCAAAGCCCCGTCTATCACGTCTTTTACCGCAGTATCGAAAACAACGGCAGGGTCGCGCTCACAAACGAGCTAGCCTACGACGGGCGCGGCTATGATATTGATTTTAAGGACCTCGAAGAAAAGCTCGCTGATCCGCTAACGACGATGTTTATCCTTTGCAACCCGCACAATCCCGTCGGCAAAATTTGGAGCGCCCAGAAGCTAGCCAAAATCGGCGAACTATGCGCTAAACACGGCGTTTTGGTGATATCTGACGAGATACACTGCGACATCACGAGCCCCGGCAAAAGCTACGTGCCCTTTATCCGCGCGAGCGAAACTTGCAAAAACATCTCGATCACCTGCGTTTCGCCGACTAAAGCCTTTAACATCGCAGGCCTGCAAAGCTCCGCCGCCGTGGTGCCAAACCCAAAACTGCGCGCCAAAATGGCAAAAGCCATCAACGACGACGAGGTCGGCGAGGGCAATGCGTTTTCTTGTATCGCGGCGATCGCGGCGTTTGAGCGGGGAGAAGCGTGGCTCGAGCAGATGCGCGAATACATAGAGCAAAACCGCAAAATCGTAAGCGAGTTTTTGCAAAACGAACTGCCGCAGATTAGGCTTGTAGAGCAGGACGCCACGTATCTGCTCTGGCTTGACTGCCGCGAAATTTGCGACGACGCGAGCGATTTTCATAAGTTTTTACGCCAAAAAGCGGGGCTTTGGCTAAACGACGGCAACGCGTATAGAGGTGCCGAGAAGTGCTTCCTGCGCCTTAACATCGCCACGCAAAGATCGCGCGTGCTGGAGGGGCTAAAACGCCTAAAATCAGGCGCTCTAGCCTACGTAAAAAGCAGGGAATAATATATTTACGAAAAATTGGGATAAAATTTAGACCTTTTTGGTATGATTTGCGCGTCCGACAAGAAAACCTCCTTTTTGTAACGGCGCCTCGGCTCCCCCTGCCGAGGCGTTTTTGTCTTATTCATTAAGCTTTTTTAGTTATAATCCTTCTCATAAATTTACCCTGCCTAACTCAAATTTAAGCAAATTTAGCGTTTCAGGCGAAAGGACGAAAATGCTAACTCACATAGACGAAAACAACCGCCCAAAAATGGTCGACGTAAGCGACAAGGGCGCAACTACGCGCATAGCCGTAGCAAGCGGCATCATAAAAATGTCGCGCGAAGCCTTTGACGCGATCAAAAACAACACCGGCAAAAAGGGCCCGGTTTTGCAAACCGCCGTCATAGGCGCGATAATGGGTGCGAAAAAGACGAGCGAACTCATCCCGATGTGCCACCCGCTGCTAATTAGCAGCATAAACTGCGACATCGAGGAGCTAACCGAAATCTGTGCCTACAAGCTAACCGTTAGCGTCAAGATAGACGGCAAAACGGGCGTAGAGATGGAGGCGCTAACAGGCGTTAGCGTCGGGCTACTAACGATTTACGATATGATAAAAGCGATAGATAAAACCATGCAGATAACAGATATCACGCTAGAAAGCAAGAGCGGAGGCAAAAGTGGCGACTATGTGCGATCTAAATAAAGAACCTGAAATCTCATACCCAAATTTTTGGGAATACAAAATCATCGTGCTTGATAGTGAAAACGCCGAAGCTATCGCGCAGGGCGTCGTAGGCGAGAGGCAACACAAGATAACGCCGTCAAAATCGAGCAAAGAGAGCAAATACAAAAGCTACAATCTAAGCGTTTTGGTTAATTCTAACGAGGAGCGATTAGAGATATTTTCCGCGCTAAGACGCGTTTGCAAATACGTACTATAAGGACTTTCATGCAAAATTTAGTCTTCATCCAAACCATAAAAGAGAACAAAAACGACCCGCAAATTTCCGTTTTGATCAGAGAATTTGCGCTAAGCGAGTTTAGAAAAAGTGTCAAAGGCGCAAAAAACGGCGACGCAAACGCGGCTCTAGCTAAAGAATTTGAGCAAATTTGCGAAGCGCTAAAAGGCGAGGATCTGCTAAACCGTCAAAACGTCGCCAACCTCATCCAAAGCGCCGGTGACGCGCTCAGCGAGGCAAAAGAGCAGTATATCCACCGCCTAATCTACGAAAAAGAGCAGATCGAGCGGCAAATTTACGCGCAAAAAGACGAGATCAAAAACGACGTTCGCGCGCTGCTTGAAAATATGGAAAATTTCATAAAAAATAGCGACCTGGCGGATAAAGAGGAAATTTTAACCGCGATAGACGAAAAAATGCTCTGCGAGCTACAAATGCTGGGCATCCTAAAAGAAACCACCGAGGCGGCGTTTCTAACCGCGATCGAAAAGGGCGACGACGTGAAAGATACGGTGGAGCAAATCGCCAAAAACGTCGTACTTAGCGCGATAAACGAGGGCGAAGAGAGCAAAGAGCGCATCCTGGAAATCGCAAGGACAGTCTGCGAGGCGGCGAGCGAGATAGCCGACGTCGATCAGGCCTTTGCCAAGGAGCTAATCAGCGGCACGATCGGGGGCGTGAAAGAGGCGCTTAGCAAAAGGACGGAGAAGTTTATCGAGGAGATCAAATTTGTCCCGGACGGCCAGACGCTGCTAGGCGAAGCCAAAGAATTCATAAGGCTCGAGGAGAGGTTCGTAGCGATGCTGCGCGATATGGCGCGCTCAGAGGAGCCATCTGCTGCCGTGATAAACGAAATCCTAGACGAGTCCATAGATAGCTACTTCGCCAAATTTAAGCGCCTGCAAAACGACGTTTCGCGCCAGATCGAGCTTCAGCTAGAGGAGTTAAAATTTAACGAAAATATCGATAAATTCGCTAGCCTTGCGGGAGCCAAATTTGAGGAGCTAAAGCGCGAAGTCGGTCAAGCCGGCGATAAACTTAAAGAAAATTTTAACGCCAAAGAACGCATAGAAGCGCTCAAAAAAGAGATCAGCGACTTTGAAAAACGAACCGAGGAGAAGCTAACCGAGATAAGTGCTGGCGAGATCGGCGAAAATCTCAAAGCAAAAACAAAAGAACTAGGCGAAAAGCTCTACAAAGCCGCCGAAAATCTCATAAAAACCGCCAAAGAAAAGATCGGCAAAAAAGAGGATGAGAAAAAAGACGAGTGAGCTAAGCTCGGGCGCATTTAGTTAAATTTGCGCCCGGATTTTACTTACCTGCTACAAACGGCGGCAAATTTAACGCGATAAATTTGCGCTCAAATTTGACTCCGCCAAAACGCCGCGAAAGTCAAATTTAACTCCAAAGGATCAAAAATGAGCATCACGTTTTTCGTTAAAAATAAAAAGAAGTTTCTAGTCGGTCTTGCGCCCGTGATGAGCGTGGAGGAGGCGCTGCGGTTGGTGCCGAATTTATCGCAGTTTAACGCCGACGAGGACGACGAGGAGTTTGACGCCGAGGGCTTTTACGGCGCAAAGCTTGACGAGTTTGACTGCCTAGTTGCCGGCACGAACGGGCTTAGCGGACGCGGCTTTGAGATCGGATACGAGGACGGCGCCTACAACGTCCGCATCGGCACGCCCAGCACCCGCACGGACTGGAAAATCGCTCTAGAGTACCTAAAAAACCTAGCCATAAAAATGGACGGCGAAATCGTGAGCGAGGACGGGGAGAAATTTAGCGCGCAAAATATCGAAAGCTTTAACTATGAGCCCGATATACGCGCGGGGCTAGAGGCGATAGAGCAAAATTTGCAAAAAGAGGCGCAAATCAGCACTATTTACGGCATAAGAAACGAAGTGTCCTTT encodes the following:
- a CDS encoding MalY/PatB family protein; amino-acid sequence: MKYDFDAPVERGGTYSSKWKTIGDELPMWVADMDFKVAPEILEALQKRLDNGVFGYSYVPREWSEAICSWWSRRHDVKFDPNWLIFCTGVIPIISSAVRKFTSVGDKIVIQSPVYHVFYRSIENNGRVALTNELAYDGRGYDIDFKDLEEKLADPLTTMFILCNPHNPVGKIWSAQKLAKIGELCAKHGVLVISDEIHCDITSPGKSYVPFIRASETCKNISITCVSPTKAFNIAGLQSSAAVVPNPKLRAKMAKAINDDEVGEGNAFSCIAAIAAFERGEAWLEQMREYIEQNRKIVSEFLQNELPQIRLVEQDATYLLWLDCREICDDASDFHKFLRQKAGLWLNDGNAYRGAEKCFLRLNIATQRSRVLEGLKRLKSGALAYVKSRE
- the moaC gene encoding cyclic pyranopterin monophosphate synthase MoaC produces the protein MLTHIDENNRPKMVDVSDKGATTRIAVASGIIKMSREAFDAIKNNTGKKGPVLQTAVIGAIMGAKKTSELIPMCHPLLISSINCDIEELTEICAYKLTVSVKIDGKTGVEMEALTGVSVGLLTIYDMIKAIDKTMQITDITLESKSGGKSGDYVRSK
- a CDS encoding DUF493 family protein: MATMCDLNKEPEISYPNFWEYKIIVLDSENAEAIAQGVVGERQHKITPSKSSKESKYKSYNLSVLVNSNEERLEIFSALRRVCKYVL
- a CDS encoding DUF4299 family protein, with translation MSITFFVKNKKKFLVGLAPVMSVEEALRLVPNLSQFNADEDDEEFDAEGFYGAKLDEFDCLVAGTNGLSGRGFEIGYEDGAYNVRIGTPSTRTDWKIALEYLKNLAIKMDGEIVSEDGEKFSAQNIESFNYEPDIRAGLEAIEQNLQKEAQISTIYGIRNEVSFDKKIIARILGAEDPAGEFGKFVTDIQNLDAYFANQMFYRRNDSGEIIGQYVLSQDVVTVLPYEPSVEYKNLQMLGDEKVARWSVAIFGGDGNDDEKYEILATLKYESFIQNLPRDKYKFIDAKNIVVSAFSKAEFDELIAKCGQDGLAD